Within Synechococcus sp. NB0720_010, the genomic segment TCAGGACGGCCTTAGACAGGGTGGCCGGGCGCTTCGGGTCCAGGGCCGGCAGGCGCAGGTGGGCGGTCATGACCGAGGCGACCCCAGCGGCAATCGCCTGTTGAAACGGCGGGAGTTCGATCTGATCCAGCCGCCCTCGGTCGTGGGGCAGCTCGGGTAATTCCAGGTGGGAGTCGCAGCTGGTGTCGCCATGGCCGGGGAAGTGCTTGGCGCAGGCCAGTACCCCTTCGTCCTGGCAGCCCCGCACAAACGCCGCCGCCAGGGCCCCGGCCGTGCGCGCTGTTTCCCCCCAGGCCCGCACGTTGATGACCGGGTTGCTTGGGTTGTTGTTGACGTCGCAGACCGGCCCCAGGACCCAGTTCAACCCCAGCAGTCGCGCCTGCCGGCCGGTGCAGCGGCCGTAGCCCTCGGCCAGGGCCTCGGCCCGTTGCGGCTTCCGCTGATGCAGCCCACCCAGGGCCAGGGGAGGAGCGAGCCAACTGGCCCCTTCAAAGCGCTGGCCGACCCCCTCCTCCACATCGGCGCAGAGCAGCAGGGGTTCGGCGGCCCAGCCTTGAAGTTGCTCACAGCGCAGCCGCAGCTCTTCGGCGCTGCCCCCCAGCAGGATCACCCCGCCAACGCCTTCACCCAGGAGCTGGCGCAGTTCTGCGTTGCTCAGTTCCCAGCGGGGATAGCGGCGTTGATGGTCCCGGGCATGGCCGCTGCCGCGAACCACCAGCAGGCTCGCCAGCTGCCGCCGGAGCTCAGAAGCCTCCATCCTCCTGTTGGCCGGTGCCTTCAGGAACCTCGCCGCGCTCTTGGCGCTTCTCCTCGAGTTGGTTGAGCAGACCGAGCACCGAGGTGCCCTTTTCGATGCCGCGATCCAACTGGAAGATCACCTCTGGGGTGCGGCGCATGTTCAGGCGACGGCCGAGCTCCCCTTTGACGTAGTTCGAAGCCGAGCGCAGGCCCTCGAGGGCTTGCTGCTGCACCTCGGCGCTGCCGTAGACGCTGACAAAAATCTTGCAGTGCTGGAGATCGCCGGCGACATCCACATTGGTGATGCTCACCATCCCCAGGCTGACCCGCTCGTCCTTGATGCCGGTGACGAGGAGTTCACTGACCTCCCGCCGGATCAGAGCGGCCACGCGTTCTACGCGACGACCTTGCGCCATGGCTATGCGATGACCTCTGGAGTCACCATGGCACGCAGGATCAGGGTCAGGCTCAGCAGACCGCTCACCAGGGCGCCGATCAGGGCGACGGCTGTCACGGGATTGCTGCGGCGCTGGGCCAGGGGTTCCAGGACGGAGTTGGCGACGCCAAGCCCGAACGCGATCAGATAGCGCGGGTAGCGCGTGACGTTCAGAAAAAAGTCCCGCATGGGGGCTGGGGCGCTGATCAAAGAGTGCTGGCTACTCTGCCGCCAAAGGGGCACTCGCTGCCGCGCGATCCGATCGATTGATGCTGGAGCTCCATCAGTTCCGCCATTCCGCCTTCTGCGAGAAGGTCCGTTTGCTGCTCGCCTTCAAGCAGCTGAGCTTCACCCCCATTGAGGTCACGCCCGGTGTTGGTCAGGTGGACCTCTACCGGCTGTCGGGGCAGCGCCAGGTGCCGGTCCTGGTGGATGGCAGTGAAGTGATTGCCGATTCCACGGCCATCGCCCTGCACCTGGAGCAGAAGCACCCCGATCCGGCGCTGCTGCCCAGTGATCCGGCCCAGCGGGCCCAGGTGATGCTGCTGGAGGACTGGGCCGACACGGCCCTCGCGGCAGGTGCGCGCATGGCCCTGGTGCAGGCCGCCGCCATCGATCCGGTGCTCCGCGATGGCCTGCTGCCGGAGGCCACCCCGTCGCCCTTGCGTTCCTTGGTGGGTGCCCTGCCGGGCGGGGTGCTGAGCGGTGTGGGTCAGGTGCTCGATCAGCAGGTGCTGCAGCAACTGCGCAGCAGCCTTGAGCAGCTCACGGCCCTGGTGCAGGCCCAGCCCTACCTGGTGGGTGATCAGCTGAGCCTGGCCGATCTGGCCGTGATCGCCCAGCTGTCCTTGATCAAGTTCCCCAGCTCCGCCGGGAGCCCCCTGGCGGGACGCGGGGTGGCGGGGCTGGCCGACGATCCCCGTCTGGAATCCCTCTGGCTCTGGCGCGATCGCCTCGGCCTGCAGCTGGGACGTCCCTAGGGCTGGCGCTCGAGCAGCAGCGTTCCACTCCAGCTGCGCTGGGCCTCGGCCCGGAGGCCATCGGCGGGGGAGCCGTAGCTGACCTGCCATTGCCTGGCTTCGATGCGATCGGCATCGATCCGGGCGTAGCGGCTGAGGGTCTCCACTTGGCTGACCCGCGGGTCGCCGGGGCCATGCAGCACCTGCAGGCTGAGTTCATCCGCCAGAAACTGCTCCTGGGGTTGCTGCTCGCTGCGGCGGCCGATGACGGTGGACTCCAACGACTGATCCCCGCTCAAATCCGCCAATTGACGGTTGGGGTTCTGCGGATCGTTGCGAACCCGCTGCAGCTGATCGCCCAGCAGGGCGCGACCGACGGACCCGGCATTGAAGGCGCGATCGCCAACGATCCGCCCGGCGTCATCTTTGACGAAGCGCACGGCGTACTGAATCTCAGGCTCCGCGCCGCTGAGATCGCGGCTGGTGGCGCTCCAGTCCCCTTCAAACCAGGCGGGGTAGATCAGATCGCGTCGCCCAGGCCGCGGCAGCGGCGCCGGCAGACTCCACTGCGGCCAGTTCTCCAGGCGTTGTTCCAGGGTTGAGGCCGCCACAGCGGGGAGGCTTCCGCTCAGCAGCACCAGCAGGATCAGGGCGAGCGGCATCGCTGGGCACGTGGCAGGCTGCCTTTGATCCTGCCGCCTGGACGGCCTGATGTCCGATCCCCTGATCCGCGAGCTGGATCACTACGTGGTGCTGGAGCCAGGGGCCCCCCAGCAACTGCTCACAGCCGAGGAGACCTTGGCTTGGTTGGAGCGCC encodes:
- a CDS encoding DUF6816 family protein, translating into MPLALILLVLLSGSLPAVAASTLEQRLENWPQWSLPAPLPRPGRRDLIYPAWFEGDWSATSRDLSGAEPEIQYAVRFVKDDAGRIVGDRAFNAGSVGRALLGDQLQRVRNDPQNPNRQLADLSGDQSLESTVIGRRSEQQPQEQFLADELSLQVLHGPGDPRVSQVETLSRYARIDADRIEARQWQVSYGSPADGLRAEAQRSWSGTLLLERQP
- a CDS encoding glutathione S-transferase family protein is translated as MLELHQFRHSAFCEKVRLLLAFKQLSFTPIEVTPGVGQVDLYRLSGQRQVPVLVDGSEVIADSTAIALHLEQKHPDPALLPSDPAQRAQVMLLEDWADTALAAGARMALVQAAAIDPVLRDGLLPEATPSPLRSLVGALPGGVLSGVGQVLDQQVLQQLRSSLEQLTALVQAQPYLVGDQLSLADLAVIAQLSLIKFPSSAGSPLAGRGVAGLADDPRLESLWLWRDRLGLQLGRP
- the rbfA gene encoding 30S ribosome-binding factor RbfA, with amino-acid sequence MAQGRRVERVAALIRREVSELLVTGIKDERVSLGMVSITNVDVAGDLQHCKIFVSVYGSAEVQQQALEGLRSASNYVKGELGRRLNMRRTPEVIFQLDRGIEKGTSVLGLLNQLEEKRQERGEVPEGTGQQEDGGF
- a CDS encoding DUF751 family protein; the protein is MRDFFLNVTRYPRYLIAFGLGVANSVLEPLAQRRSNPVTAVALIGALVSGLLSLTLILRAMVTPEVIA